The Macrobrachium rosenbergii isolate ZJJX-2024 chromosome 18, ASM4041242v1, whole genome shotgun sequence genome has a window encoding:
- the LOC136847952 gene encoding protein GVQW3-like gives MQQVYGDNAPKKSTTYKWITRFRSGRDDVEDDPRSGRPSTSVCEENIDAVRNLIEEDRRITTELVADTLNISVGSAYTILVESLGLSKLSARWVPKLLRPDQQ, from the coding sequence ATGCAGCAAGTTTATGGGGATAATGCCCCAAAGAAATCAACCACCTACAAATGGATAACTCGTTTTAGAAGTGGCAGAGACGATGTTGAAGATGATCCTCGAAGTGGCAGGCCATCCACGTCAGTTTGTGAGGAAAACATTGATGCAGTTCGTAACCTGATTGAAGAGGATAGGCGAATTACCACTGAATTAGTTGCCGATACCCTTAATATCTCTGTTGGCTCAGCTTATACAATTCTAGTGGAAAGCTTGGGGCTGAGCAAGCTTTCTGCTAGGTGGGTCCCAAAGCTGTTGCGCCCTGATCAGCAGTAA